One Campylobacter sp. RM16192 genomic region harbors:
- the hypD gene encoding hydrogenase formation protein HypD, whose translation MTLINEFRDKDLILALSELIKKESIKPLNIMEICGGHTHSIMKFGLTGLVGEKINFIHGPGCPVCIMPKSRIDEAIKLASRDDVILCTLADMLRVPGSNTSLQKLRAEGADIRALYSPLDCIKIAQENLSKNIIFFAIGFETTTPMTASIMQKTVEMGIKNLFFHINHVTVPAPVRAIMDDESVKIDAFLGPSHVSVITGYEIYEDIAKDYKRPIAVSGFEPLDIMDSVLNLVRQQNAGTHDVYNEYARVVSRSGNLKAKELINRYFEPCDFNWRGLGVIKDSGMKIRQEFSYLDARMKFDCEVNSKAESKACICGEILRGRAKPYDCKIFGKACTPKNPIGSCMVSSEGACAAYFKYAKESI comes from the coding sequence ATGACTCTAATTAATGAATTTAGAGATAAAGATCTGATTTTAGCTCTTAGCGAACTTATTAAAAAAGAGAGTATAAAGCCTCTAAATATCATGGAAATTTGCGGAGGACACACTCATAGTATTATGAAATTTGGCCTTACCGGGCTTGTAGGGGAGAAGATAAACTTCATACATGGTCCAGGCTGTCCTGTGTGCATAATGCCTAAGAGCAGGATAGATGAAGCTATTAAGCTCGCTTCTAGAGATGATGTGATACTATGCACACTAGCAGATATGCTTAGGGTTCCTGGCTCAAATACAAGCCTTCAAAAGCTTAGAGCTGAGGGCGCTGATATTAGAGCGCTATATAGCCCGCTTGATTGTATAAAGATAGCTCAGGAAAATTTGAGCAAAAATATTATATTTTTTGCAATCGGTTTTGAGACCACCACTCCAATGACTGCTAGTATAATGCAAAAAACAGTAGAGATGGGCATAAAAAATTTATTTTTTCATATAAATCATGTAACAGTTCCTGCTCCAGTAAGAGCGATAATGGACGATGAGAGCGTAAAGATAGATGCCTTTTTGGGTCCAAGCCACGTAAGCGTGATAACTGGATATGAAATTTATGAAGATATCGCAAAGGACTATAAAAGACCTATAGCCGTAAGCGGATTTGAGCCGCTTGATATTATGGATTCGGTTTTAAATTTAGTTCGTCAGCAAAATGCCGGCACTCATGATGTATATAACGAATACGCAAGAGTTGTGAGTAGAAGCGGAAATTTAAAGGCCAAAGAGCTGATAAATAGATATTTTGAGCCATGTGATTTTAATTGGCGTGGACTTGGGGTTATAAAAGATAGCGGAATGAAAATACGTCAAGAGTTTAGCTATCTTGACGCTAGAATGAAATTTGATTGCGAAGTTAATAGTAAAGCCGAGAGTAAAGCTTGTATATGTGGAGAAATTTTACGAGGACGAGCAAAACCGTATGATTGTAAAATTTTTGGCAAAGCCTGCACTCCAAAAAATCCGATAGGCTCATGCATGGTATCTAGCGAGGGAGCCTGTGCGGCATATTTTAAATACGCAAAGGAATCGATTTGA
- a CDS encoding HypC/HybG/HupF family hydrogenase formation chaperone, translating into MCLSIPSKVLEIDENNVALVETLGVTRRVSLDLISDPVKVGEYVLIHVGYAMEKIDTKFALESLEIYKKIADDMASGEIDEDEGDMGLSAMSEKR; encoded by the coding sequence ATGTGCCTTTCTATTCCATCAAAAGTCCTTGAGATAGATGAGAATAACGTCGCATTGGTAGAGACTTTGGGCGTAACTAGACGTGTGAGCTTAGATCTCATATCCGATCCTGTTAAAGTAGGCGAATATGTGTTAATTCATGTTGGATATGCAATGGAAAAAATTGATACTAAGTTCGCACTTGAAAGCTTAGAAATTTATAAAAAAATTGCCGACGATATGGCTAGCGGTGAGATAGATGAGGATGAGGGCGATATGGGTTTAAGCGCTATGAGTGAGAAAAGATGA
- the hypB gene encoding hydrogenase nickel incorporation protein HypB — MCKDCGCSLGGHNHTHTHADGTTHSHTHDHGGDHGHNAYHEHTHEAHAHPVLGETKTIEVITKILSENDKEAQHNRDHLDEHGILCINLMSSPGAGKTTLLEATIKSDKFKIGVVEGDLETNQDADRILKAGAKAHQITTGQTCHLDAFMVHEGLHHLPLNDLDLVFIENVGNLVCPASYDVGSNLNVVLISVPEGSDKVSKYPVMFRSADLVIITKISLLPHFDFDVKKVISDARKLNPKVDIIELDSKTGQGVDKWINYLQFKKEFR, encoded by the coding sequence ATGTGCAAAGATTGTGGATGTTCACTAGGCGGACATAATCATACTCATACCCATGCTGACGGAACGACTCACTCTCATACGCATGATCATGGTGGCGATCATGGACATAATGCCTATCATGAGCATACTCACGAAGCTCATGCTCACCCTGTGCTTGGTGAGACAAAGACCATTGAAGTAATTACTAAAATTTTATCTGAAAACGACAAAGAGGCGCAGCACAATAGAGATCATTTGGATGAGCATGGAATTTTATGTATAAATTTAATGAGTAGTCCAGGTGCTGGCAAAACCACTCTTCTTGAAGCCACTATAAAGAGTGATAAATTTAAGATCGGTGTTGTTGAGGGTGACTTAGAGACAAACCAAGATGCCGATAGGATATTAAAAGCTGGAGCCAAAGCTCATCAGATCACAACCGGGCAAACCTGTCATTTGGATGCTTTTATGGTTCATGAAGGCCTTCATCATCTGCCTTTAAACGATCTTGATCTAGTTTTTATAGAAAATGTTGGAAATTTAGTCTGTCCTGCAAGCTATGATGTAGGCTCTAACCTAAATGTTGTGCTTATCTCAGTTCCTGAAGGAAGCGATAAAGTAAGCAAATATCCAGTTATGTTTCGCTCTGCAGATCTTGTAATAATTACTAAAATTTCACTTCTTCCTCATTTTGATTTTGATGTAAAAAAAGTTATTAGTGATGCTAGAAAACTCAATCCAAAAGTAGATATTATCGAGCTTGATAGCAAAACAGGTCAAGGCGTTGATAAATGGATAAACTATTTGCAGTTTAAAAAGGAGTTTAGATAA
- a CDS encoding GDYXXLXY domain-containing protein, producing MRVKILIFAIIFQILSLIAMLTYAYAPIYFGKEIKVDVTLYDPRDLLRGNYVSLNYDFSALPIKYADLQKPGTKIYLALKDINGTYVKDEYSFVKPKNQIFLTGRIYGNRAKFGIEAFFMPIDKALQIERDIRQKGAWAILSVMDNGSARIKEIVLKE from the coding sequence ATGAGAGTTAAAATTTTAATATTTGCCATTATTTTTCAAATTTTAAGCCTAATTGCAATGCTTACTTACGCCTATGCTCCTATTTATTTTGGCAAAGAAATTAAAGTTGATGTAACTCTTTATGATCCAAGGGATTTACTAAGAGGAAATTATGTGAGTCTGAACTATGATTTTTCGGCTTTGCCGATTAAATACGCAGACCTTCAAAAGCCAGGAACTAAAATTTATCTAGCACTAAAAGATATAAATGGTACATATGTAAAAGATGAATACAGCTTTGTAAAGCCTAAAAATCAAATATTTTTAACCGGAAGAATTTACGGAAATAGGGCAAAATTTGGAATAGAGGCATTTTTTATGCCTATTGATAAAGCCTTACAAATAGAGAGGGATATCCGCCAAAAAGGCGCTTGGGCAATCTTATCGGTAATGGATAATGGTAGCGCAAGGATAAAAGAGATAGTTTTAAAAGAGTAA
- a CDS encoding DUF2157 domain-containing protein yields the protein MIFLNKNFLANELVKWRNEGLIDRVTSEKIAARYDIDLQNVSDKKSFILKLVAYLFLALSLITIVGDNWEEIPRVVRLLIIISILAFVNLSALFMLKKGRESTAISLFFLGNFCYGIAIALIAQIYHLGEHMPNGVLLWAVGAFVLSISTKKSILITQSLAIALLWFIMDIELRVSHEFLIFIAISFYMLLKDESKALTVMLFISIFVYIICNMANLSSFEFSQFMWYITINQIVLIGLSYSLFGISLSLVAQKFNKIKIAVALRWISLITGIAILLFAMSFISHRNYDYIDLNNSLAFYGRIYGVLHIVFATFSLIILAQFKRYYVAILALFLLILPFGVGYFFEYSNAIYSILSVITGAVLIKQDYLKLGLSTIFIVANVRYFDLIGDYIGTSLLFLLFAVIVLVVSRNKKAIKNES from the coding sequence ATGATTTTCTTAAATAAGAATTTTTTAGCAAATGAGCTTGTAAAGTGGCGTAATGAAGGGCTGATAGATAGAGTAACTTCAGAAAAAATAGCAGCTAGATATGATATAGATTTGCAAAATGTGAGCGATAAAAAGAGCTTTATTTTAAAGCTTGTGGCGTATTTATTTTTGGCTCTTTCGTTGATTACTATTGTGGGGGACAATTGGGAAGAGATACCAAGAGTTGTAAGACTTTTAATTATTATAAGCATTTTGGCTTTTGTAAATTTAAGTGCGCTTTTTATGCTAAAAAAGGGTAGAGAATCTACGGCTATCAGCTTATTTTTCTTAGGAAATTTTTGCTACGGAATAGCTATAGCATTGATAGCTCAAATTTATCATTTAGGTGAACATATGCCAAATGGAGTATTATTGTGGGCTGTTGGCGCATTTGTACTCTCAATATCTACTAAAAAATCCATTTTAATTACTCAGAGTTTAGCAATAGCCCTTCTTTGGTTCATTATGGATATCGAACTTAGAGTCTCGCATGAGTTTTTGATCTTTATAGCAATATCTTTTTATATGCTTTTAAAAGATGAATCAAAGGCGCTTACTGTGATGCTTTTTATATCTATTTTTGTCTATATTATTTGTAATATGGCAAATTTAAGCTCTTTTGAATTTTCTCAATTTATGTGGTATATAACTATAAATCAAATCGTCTTAATAGGACTTTCATACTCGCTTTTTGGTATCTCTTTATCGCTTGTGGCTCAAAAATTTAATAAGATTAAGATAGCTGTTGCATTAAGATGGATATCTTTGATTACTGGCATAGCCATACTTCTTTTTGCTATGTCTTTTATTAGCCATAGAAATTATGACTATATAGATCTAAATAACTCACTTGCTTTTTATGGCAGGATTTATGGTGTTTTACATATCGTTTTTGCCACATTTTCCTTAATTATTTTAGCCCAATTTAAAAGGTATTACGTAGCTATTCTTGCTCTGTTTTTATTGATTCTGCCTTTTGGTGTCGGATATTTTTTTGAGTATTCAAACGCTATATATTCCATACTAAGTGTTATAACCGGAGCCGTGCTAATAAAGCAAGATTATCTAAAGTTAGGATTATCAACTATATTTATAGTTGCCAATGTGAGGTATTTTGATCTAATAGGCGATTATATAGGAACAAGTTTACTGTTTTTGCTATTTGCGGTAATAGTACTTGTGGTCTCTAGAAATAAAAAGGCTATAAAAAATGAGAGTTAA
- the nhaA gene encoding Na+/H+ antiporter NhaA, protein MKHFSFKKFVEHEASSGILLIFAAIIAMVFQNGMLSEFYNSFLRINVGFIFGELDIQKPLILWVNDGLMSIFFFLLGLELKRELLEGELRNFSQVILPVIGAIGGIIAPALIFYLFNHSDSFAIKGWAIPTATDTAFALGIIMILGRRVPASLKIFLVTMAIIDDVCAILIMAIFYSGNLSVISIGIAGVVLLGLLALNLLNINKKAIYLILGIILWISVLKSGVHATLAGVVSAFFIPLKFKNSDRSMLKEIEHDLHGYIAFFVLPVFAFVNAGISLNGIGVEQIFHPVSVGIIAGLFIGKQLGVFVFCFIAIKLGIAKLPKYSNTLQFYGLCILTGIGFTMSLFINSLSYHDTQQFGYADKLAILIASLISGIVGYAVLYFAGRHRIIRCVE, encoded by the coding sequence ATGAAACATTTTTCTTTTAAAAAATTTGTCGAGCACGAGGCTAGCTCCGGAATCTTGCTAATTTTTGCCGCTATTATTGCAATGGTATTTCAAAATGGAATGTTAAGTGAATTTTATAACTCATTTTTGCGCATAAATGTAGGGTTTATCTTTGGCGAACTTGATATTCAAAAGCCACTTATTTTGTGGGTAAATGACGGTCTTATGTCGATATTTTTCTTTCTTTTGGGGCTTGAGTTAAAGCGTGAACTTTTAGAAGGAGAACTTAGAAATTTCTCTCAGGTGATTTTGCCGGTAATCGGAGCGATAGGTGGCATTATAGCGCCTGCTCTTATATTTTATCTTTTTAATCATTCGGACTCTTTCGCTATAAAGGGTTGGGCGATACCAACTGCTACTGATACGGCTTTTGCACTTGGCATCATTATGATACTTGGCAGGAGAGTTCCGGCAAGCCTTAAAATTTTCTTGGTTACTATGGCGATTATAGATGATGTTTGCGCAATTTTAATCATGGCAATTTTTTATAGCGGCAATTTATCTGTGATATCTATCGGTATTGCAGGTGTTGTATTATTAGGACTTCTTGCCTTAAATTTACTCAATATAAATAAAAAAGCAATATATCTAATTTTGGGCATTATTCTTTGGATAAGTGTTTTAAAATCTGGAGTGCATGCGACTTTAGCAGGTGTTGTGTCAGCATTTTTTATACCGCTTAAATTTAAAAATAGCGATAGATCGATGCTTAAAGAGATTGAACATGATCTGCATGGATATATAGCATTTTTTGTCTTGCCTGTGTTTGCCTTTGTAAATGCAGGAATTTCATTAAATGGAATTGGTGTAGAGCAGATATTTCATCCTGTATCGGTAGGTATAATAGCAGGTCTTTTTATAGGCAAACAGCTTGGGGTTTTTGTATTTTGCTTTATCGCCATAAAACTTGGCATAGCAAAACTTCCGAAATATTCTAATACGCTTCAATTTTACGGACTTTGTATATTGACAGGTATCGGATTTACTATGAGTTTATTTATCAACTCTCTTTCTTATCACGATACCCAGCAGTTTGGATATGCCGATAAACTTGCGATATTAATAGCATCTTTGATATCAGGAATCGTAGGATATGCGGTTTTATATTTTGCTGGTCGCCATAGAATAATAAGATGTGTAGAGTAA
- the nikR gene encoding nickel-responsive transcriptional regulator NikR, translating into MDEIIRFSVSLPKQLLDELDKKVNSQGYASRSEFTRDLIREKIIIDSWKNADEDLIGVLTLIYTHHQNDLVVKMMNIEHDACVEIACTTHIHIDHYNCLETLILRGKAAQIEEFSAKIAGLKGVKFAKLTKAAVPSS; encoded by the coding sequence ATGGACGAGATTATCAGATTTAGCGTTTCCTTGCCGAAGCAGTTATTGGACGAGCTGGACAAGAAAGTGAACTCGCAAGGCTATGCATCAAGAAGTGAATTTACACGCGACTTGATTCGAGAAAAGATCATTATAGATAGCTGGAAAAATGCCGACGAAGATCTTATAGGAGTTTTGACGCTGATTTATACTCATCATCAAAACGATTTAGTAGTAAAAATGATGAATATAGAGCATGATGCTTGTGTAGAAATAGCCTGTACAACTCATATACATATAGATCATTATAATTGCCTAGAGACCCTCATTTTACGCGGAAAAGCAGCACAAATAGAGGAATTTTCAGCTAAGATAGCCGGACTAAAAGGGGTAAAATTCGCAAAATTAACCAAAGCGGCTGTTCCAAGCTCATAA